The Poecile atricapillus isolate bPoeAtr1 chromosome 6, bPoeAtr1.hap1, whole genome shotgun sequence genome contains the following window.
GCTGACGGCCCCTGGAAGGTGTGGGGGACCAAGGGCTCTGTGTCTTGCTCTGGGGGCTCTTTGGGGTGGGAGCAGCTGTAACTCAGCCCATTGTCACAGCCTGTTGGCAGCCTCCACGTGTCACCTGCTGAGTGACATTGGGGTTTTCCCTCTGCAGTGTTTCCCTGAGGCTGGGGCTCCTCTGAGGTGTCGGGTGGTAGAAGAAGATGAGGTGCAGGACTGTCCTTCTCCCACCCCAGGAGGATCTGGGGCTCTGCTggtccctccccagctccccaggcaTGTCCCCGAGCACGAGTGTCACGGGTCCCCCGTGGGCTGTGACCGTGTGGGTTCCTGACCACCCCCAGGGGACTCCACTTCCCAGGACAATCTGATTTTCCACGCTTGCCACTGCTGTAGGGCCACAGGGAGGCTGGTGAGCCCAGCAAATCCCAACAGCCAAACTGGGACGACTGCTTTACTCCTTGTGGTGGGAGAGAAAACCAAACTTGGAAGCAGGTGCCTAAATCACAGaattctggaatggtttgggtaggaaaggaccttaaaacccatcccattccacccctgccatgggcagggacacctcccactatcccaggctgctccaagccccgtccagcctggccttggacacttccagggatccaggggcagccacagctgctctgggcaccctgtgccagggcctgcccaccctcccaagGAACAACTCCTTCCCAATAgcccatctatccctgccctctcaCAGCTTAAAACCATTCCTTACCCAGCTTAAtttaaatttggaagaaaaaaagcaaaataaatcaacTGAGCTGTGGGTGATAGAAAGTTCCAACCCCCAAGAAACCCTTGGTGCTGGTCATGCTTCCCTCATGGGAattttcccaaggaaaaatcagcaaaaaggTCACTGTGGTTCCCTGGTCCTGGAATGACCCTGGGTGCTTTAATTAGGAGAAAAATTCCCATGAGGAATCCTCCTTTCTGCCTTGCTTCACTTCAAGAGGAGCAGAGCCCACGGCTGACATTCCCTCTGATGCCCTGCCCTGACGCTCTCCTGCCCCTTCCCCCAGGTCGATTTTGGCTTTGCAAAGAAAATAggatttggaaagaaaacatgGACTTTTTGTGGCACCCCGGAGTACGTAGCCCCCGAGATCATCCTGAACAAAGGTCACGACATTTCAGCAGACTACTGGTCCCTGGGAATCCTGATGTATGAGCTCCTGACTGGCAGGTATGGGCATCGAAATTCATCCCAAGATTTCTGCCCTTGTCACCCTGAGGAggccggggcagggctgggccagGGAACTCCATGGTGGCTTTTCCACTGAAATCTTTTTTTTGGCTCTGAGTGGGCTGATCCTGATGGGAAAAGAGCAAGAGTTTGGCCCTGAATGGTCTGGAAATGATGGGAGAAGGGTGAGGGTTTGCACTCAGCTGGGGAGGTTCCTcactgctgggaaggaggaggtggTTTGGGCACCATCCATCCCTTCACATATTTAATTTGGGATTTCACTGCTGCTCTTGGCAGGGGTGGCTTCCTGGAGCTTGCTCACCTCTTCCCCCAGAACTCAGCCCCaagagctggggaaggatcCATCCCCTCCACCGGCCCATCCTTCAGGGCTGCGCACACACAACTCCCCATCCGTGGAAAGCCAATTAACCCCCACTGGAATCAGGTCCCATCACACAAAGATAAACCAGGGAATGCCGCTCAGAGCCTCCTGCCTCAGGCTGTTACCACACAGCTTCCATGGGAAGAAGAGGTTTAGCATGGAAAACTTTCTGGTATTTCCCTGCAGCCAACATCCCTGAATTCCAGAGCTCCTTGAGAAATGGTTAGGACCATGGGGAGCAAAGCATTCCTGGTTGACATCTACCTTTTCTCATCTGGGTTCATTTTTATCAGACTTCAATGCTGgtttaaagagaaatttttatgaaagaagagtttttaatcttttctccttccctgtgccctctgAAGTCCCCCTTTCTCAGGCCCAGACCCCATGAAGACCTATAACATCATATTAAGGGGAATAGACATGATCGAATTTCCAAAGAAGATTGCCAAAAATGCTgctaatttaattaaaaaactatGCAGGTAAGTGGATgcaagaataaaacaaaaaaaaccaaaaagccttGATGTTATTTGCAAAGAAATGAGCTGGGCAGAGGGATTTAGGATTTGTTATTCCTTTTACAGGGACAATCCATCAGAAAGATTAGGGAACTTGAAAAATGGAGTGAAAGATATCCAAAAGCACAAGTAAGTGTGTTCTCCAGCAGCCATCAGCTCCAACCCCCAGAAAGAGGCATTTCAAACACCTCAGTTTTCTCCTGAAAGCCACTTCCTATCCATAATGTAAATTCATCCCCCCTTTTGGTCCCATGGGAGTGGTTACGTCATGTCTTAGGAGTTTGTTGGGATAAGAACAGGTGAGAGACCCATTCCAGGAACAATTTCTCTCGTCCATCTGTACTTTATCTTCTCTTCTCCCATccccaaagcagcaggaatggATTGGATGGATGGTTTTGTGGGAAGGCTCAGGGATCATCCACCCACCTTGGGGCAAACCTGAGGAAAACCACAAGTGGGACATCACTGAGCATGAAGCTGGGAGTTAACCCAAttccatggggaaaaaagggcCTCCTGTGGGAGGGATCCACACTGtggaagggaaggagcagcttCCAGGACACCTGCAGCAAGGAATGGTTCCCATCTGAGTGTTGGCAATTTCCGCTTCTGTGGCATCACCACGGTGCTGCTGCACACTCTTCCTCCTTGGTCCCCAAAAAAGATGACGGGAAAAATTCCAAAGGGATTTGAAGGCAAAGCTTGTGGGAGATGAAACCTGTTGTTTTagcaattttcttttcttcttgtgcTACACCTGTCTAACTGTTGGATTCTTCCCTCCCTTCAGATGGTTCGAAGGCTTTAATTGGGAAGGATTACGGAAAGGAACACTGACACCTCCCATAATCCCAAGTGTAAGTTTTTCTATCATTATTTTCTCCTCCATGGCCAATTCCTCAGGGATGCTGTGAGCTTTGGGCAGTGGTATGTTGGGTTAAGTGGGGataatgtgctttttttcttctggaaatgcTTGAAAAAGTCACTCCAGGCACATTCCCAGCTAAGCTTGCTCTCCAGGCAGGCTCTTCCCTGGGAAGGCAGTTTGAGGAGGGCACTGCCATGGAGAAATCCCCTTTGTAGCAGGGAACCAAGGCAGGATCACTCACTCCAGCaaattttcctctctctcacCTGCTCCATTTGTTTCTGCATCTCCTTTCCCATTTCTGTGAAGAGCTGCCACTTCCACCCCTTCTCTCAGCTGTGTCCTCTTGCTTTCTCCTTCATTctcatttcctttggaaaggcAAGTGGGATTTGGATGCtatcttcctttcctttcacaTTAACCTTCCCTTCTGTGCTGTCTTTTGTGCTGTGCCCCTCTTTCCCCTGCATCCATGTCCTACATGAAAAGCGCTGTTGATGTTTAACCGGGAGCGGGCTCGGAGGGACAGCTCCACTCATTTTCCTTTGGAGCAAAGCCCTTCCTTTGATGTCTTTGTGAGCTCTCTGCCCTCAAAGCCCCGCTGCAAAGGGAAGCCAAACAGGATTAGCTGACAGAAATTACCTCGGCCCCTTCTGTCCTGCAGCCTCCCCTCCTTGTTCCAGCTTAATCCCTGGGGATCACCGGGAGAATGCCATTAATGGGGGTTCAGTTGCACCCCATTGCTCCGTCCTGCAGcaggcccagctctggggctgaaTCTGCCATCCCAAAGTCTGCTTGGGGAAAGAGCAGGAGGGTTTCCcatccccccctttttccctgtgggatgcaggagctcctggagtcAGTGGGAGAAAGCAGAACTTGGCAAATCTCTCCCATAACaattcagaaatgttttcatgTTCCAAAACctgggtttggttgtttttttttttctcccaagctCAAGCTACTatcctgggatggtttgggttggaagggaactttaagctcatccagttccatcactttctgtgggcagggacatcttccactatgccaggttgctccaagccctgtccaacctggccttggccTATTTTTAATGCCTATTCATCCATCCAGAGGACCACTTTTCAAGTCAGGCAATAAAGTCAAGTTTTCTCCTCCACATCCAGCTGCAATTCCTGCTTTAGGAATGCAGGAAGTCCATGTAGcctgaaaaaaaagccaaaacaaaacaggatgTCTTCCTAACTGgttttggtggatttttagTTTAGCAGGAGCATTTCCAACACTGCTCTTACCCCATATAGCAAGGCTGACTGGAATAGACAGGAGCATCCTTCCCTCttccaggacagctccaggctggcccTAATCCTGGTTCAACCCAGCTCATCCTTTCCCTGAGCTCTTGGGAGTAGCAGCTCCTCCAGACCTGCTCCTGAGATCCTCTCCAAACACATGAACTGGAAATTTTGTCAACCCCAGAACTGTAAATCCTGCTCCAGCTCATTTCCCACAAGTTTTTTTGGCAAAGTCTCAACTGCCACTCTGAAAAGGGACCCAAAATACAGCTCTGGGGGCAGGCATCCATTTTTCCTTCAATCAACCTCTCCTTGTTAGCTGGGAAAGAGCCAGCAGGACCAAACATATAGATTAGTTCcttttcctttgaagaaaatggcctttcccagctctttaACTCTCATTTCTTACGTGGCACTGCCAGTGAGGCAATCAAAGAGCTCTTATTCCACGGGATTTTTGGAAAGATCTCAATTTACAACCTGCTGCCATGACACTGCTGAGCCTCGGTATCACAGCTGGAATCTGTGATTTTACCTCTCCTTAAAAGCTCAGGACTCTTCCAAAGATGAGCTGAGGAAGCAAATGGTGAAGGAGCCCCAATGAAGTCAACAGATCCAGATAATCctaaagaaatgaaaaccaCTAAGATTTTGTAGGGTgggtttatttttccaaaatgaGTTGGGTATTCCAtgatcccaatttcccccaatacatgttcagcagcaggaaaatgctGATGAAGTAGGGAAGCACATTAAATGCAGAGCTGGAGTTGGAACTCCTGTCTTTTCCCAAGGCTTGCAGCAGCATCCAAGATCAAGTGGGAATCTCAGGAAGGTTTACAAAGCCAAGTGGGACCCCTGAGATCAATCCAGGCCcaatactggaaaaaaacattgttccctgggaggccctggcacagggtgtccagagaagctgtggctaccctggatccttggaagtgtccaaggctaggttggacagggcttggaacagcctgggatagtggaaggtgtggcagggtgggactggatgggctttaacgtcccttcccacccaaaccattccagaattCTGGGATTTAATGACTGTCAGTTGGCCCCTGGCTCAGGTTCTTCCCAAATGAAATGACTGAAAACTGCAGCAAGTGTTTTCCTGCTCTGGGTAAAGCTTAAAGTATTAAATTTCTAGTAAGACTCTCactgctttgggttggaaagtTGCTGGTTTCCTCTCATattgtttatttgggtttgaTTGTCTTGATTTTGTCAAGTCCTCACTGTAAGAAAGCTTCCCCCACTGtcacaaagcaggaaaagctcAAACTCTATAGCCAGGGTAGATTTCAATTGTCATGATTTCTAAAAAAGAAATGGGCTTGGCCTTCATCCTGGGAAGATGGGTTTCTCTGGGGGGATCCTGAGGCTGAGAAATTTCAGGAAACATAAAGGCAGCAGGGCTCAGCTCAGCATCCTGGAGCCATGGATGGGAAATCCTGGGCTCGAGGAGGAGACCTTTTCCAAGTCTGTTGTGATAACCTTGTGGCAACAGGTAGGAAAACTCAGGAGAGTAGGGGAGATGGGGGAAATCCCCCAGCAAAAAGCTGTGGATGCAGCACTTCCCTGGCTTGCTGGGGATTCTCTGGGATGCCTATGGCTGTGGGATAAAGAGGGAATGTCAGCACTAGGATGAACATCCCCTTCTTGTCGCTTTTCCCCCCACAGGTCGCGTCTCCCACGGACACAAGCAACTTCGACAGCTTCCCAGAGGACAGTGACGAGCCACCCCCTGATGACAACTCAGGATGGGACATagatttttaatgttatttctCTTACCTGCTTCTGCCTTGCTGAGGACAGCTTTTCCTGGGACGTGGCTGCCAGCGGAATGGGAAGACCGGAATTGGGGAGGTTTCGTGCTCGGGGTCACCATGATGCCTTGATTGATGCTGCTCCAGTAACTCCAGTGGCATTAGGACTTCTTGCTTAGTGACAATAGTGCTCTCCATGTTTTCTGTTGGAACGTGACCTGGCGTGGGCACGGTGGTCCTGACACAGAGCCTTTCTCCGGCACAGAACTCCTCTTCTGTCGCCACAGAGATCCTGGCACACTCTTGATTAGCAGAGTGAGAGATCCGTAGAGTAAGAGGCACTTAATTCCAGCTGCTTTTTCCGTAGGATCAGTAGTAACTTAAGAAGTGCTGCAGCTACTCCAGTGCAGGATTTGGGCTATTCCCACCCTCTGAGCTCCGCAGGGCAGCGCCGGAGCCCAGCAGGAGCACGGGCAAAGCACTCCCGTCAAAGCAGTGGGGAATGTGTCCTTCTCCTTTCCTAGCAGTATTCCCCACGAGACTGAATGTTccatttcctctttgttttgaaacattttGGCTCAGCCTGGTCAAACAAAAGCACAACTGCTGCAGATGCTGTCAAGGCAGAGTTGGGTTGCTTCCCTCATGTGGAAGCACCACCTTTGGGCTTCAGTTCTCCTTTCCCTTGGTACCAATACAtgcatggaaagagaaaaatcatggaataaaTCCATTGTACCTCTATCAATCCATTGTACATCTATTGATCCATTGTACATCTATTGATCCATTTCACATCTATTGATCCATTTCACAGTGCTCCAGTCACCGTCCTGAACAAAGCAACAGCAGCCCACCTGTCTGATTTGGTATAAAATTAAGGATAACTGTGACCTTTTTAGGcccaaagggaaaaatatgAGACCTGTGATGTCCTTTCGAGGTGCTACATCCAACTCTCACCTGAGAAGAAACCTGTCCCTGAACCATCCTATCAGGAATATGTAGCAGAGGCTCTGTTCTCCCTTTTGATGATTCCATGTCTCCATGTCTGCATCTCTTCTGTGTTTAAACAATCTCATTAAAACAGAAATCCCGGCCCAGTCTGTTGGCTCTGATGGACCATTGCCAATAATCCTGGTGCCTCTCCAGGCTAAGGAGCTCCACAGGAAAGTCAGTGGAATTCAATGGGAGATGGATATTGGAAGATCCGTGTGAGGTCTCCAGCGTGCCAGGTCCATGTGATTGTGTTTAACACAGGCATGGCCAAATCCATATGGAAAAAAGAACTGGGAAAAACAATATTATCAGGATATGCTTTTCCCTCACTTCTactgcttttcctttgcttgaATTCCCTCCTCTGGTTTATAGGATGCAGCAGAGGGATCTGGGGTGTCCGTTTGTCCCATATACACAGGACTAAAAGTGTATCCCATTATCCAACAGGAAACATCAGCTTTTGGTCTCTCTGCAAGACCTtgccacaaaaaaaacacagaatcatggaatgatgggatggtttgggttgcaagggaccttaaaggtcctcttattccagcccctgccatgggtgaGCAGGTACTGCCTCCTTCGACCTCAGCTGCCAAGAGCTGACTGTGGAAAGATCAAGTCTCTCTGACAAGGACTTTTCCCACATATTACATGGAAAAGGTCTGTTTGAGCAGTAAAAATTCATTCCCTGATGCTATGTCCCAACTCTTTCGCATGTTTTTCATTAAAGGATTTAATCAAAAGGGTATTTTGACGGCGTGGGCCACGTCTGCTGTTTAACATGAGCTGGGTTGTGTGACACCTTTGAAACCAGTCTGGTTCTTGAATTCCCTCTGTTTTCCAAAGTGTGAGCCACACCTCTGGCACAGTCACTTCTGCTGTTCTTTAACCATTAAAACTTCATTTGCCTTCGAAATCACAGGGAAAAGGCAGCACTTGCTGACTTTTCCACCCTTCTCCAAGGGATGGACAGCACTGAGAGCCAAAGCTGAGCACGAGGGCTAAAACATTAACCAGGCATCTTAACAGGCCTAACAGGCAAATTCTTCCCTCACATCCCCCTGGATTTTCATTCCATGGGGACAGCTTTCTGTAGGAGTTTGTCCCAGGATGGTGACATCTGACGCAATCGGCAGGCAAGGAGGAGGAAGCACCACAAGGATTTGGGGATCAACCTGAAGATGTGACAGGAAGGAGTGTCTAGAATGGGCTGAGGAgttgggtttctttttcctgtcccttttTCCCTTGTGCCAGGCATGGGAATTGACACCTGCAGTGTGCACTGTGCTGAATCTGAGTTTATTTTGATATCAAACACCTCACTCGACTTCCACGGCCTCTCCTGAGCATTAACACTTTGCATATGTATATGATAAGCCTTCagttataataatatatttaagtTGCTTtatatatatctctatatatcCACAAGGGATTGCCTCTGTGTTTCCACCTCTGTCCTTATTTCTTTGTCTCCTTTCCTGATCTATGGGACGACAGCGTTTTTAGGGAAGGGGGAATCGGCTCCCGTGTTTCCAGAGGGGGCTTTGATCGGTGTTGTAGCTTCTCCTGGAGCTGCATTGCCCACAGCAAACTCTTCTTCAACAGCAGGACCACGAGCAGATATTTCTGTAAATAGGTATTTTCGTGTCGATGTTTTGTGGGTCACACAGaactttctgttcttttccagTTCCATGGCATTATTCCTTCATTTCCTTATTTGTAATGTAATGTTTTTAGGTCGAGGTAGACTTGAATTAATGTCATATTTGTCAGTATGATTAAACTTTCTGTCAGCTGTCCCGTTCACCCACCTGTCCCATAGTTCTAGAACGTCACTGGCTATCTGGCATTGTTGCAAGTGCCTTAAATCCATGG
Protein-coding sequences here:
- the PRKG1 gene encoding cGMP-dependent protein kinase 1 isoform X3 — its product is MKILKKRHIVDTRQQEHIRSEKQIMQSAHSDFIVRLYRTFKDSKYLYMLMEACLGGELWTILRDRGSFEDSTTRFYTACVVEAFAYLHSKGIIYRDLKPENLILDHRGYAKLVDFGFAKKIGFGKKTWTFCGTPEYVAPEIILNKGHDISADYWSLGILMYELLTGSPPFSGPDPMKTYNIILRGIDMIEFPKKIAKNAANLIKKLCRDNPSERLGNLKNGVKDIQKHKWFEGFNWEGLRKGTLTPPIIPSVASPTDTSNFDSFPEDSDEPPPDDNSGWDIDF